GGGGTTTCGATCAATTGCGTGACCGGCTGGCCCGCGGCTTGGAAGGCGGCATGCAGGTTCCAGCGCGGACAGGTGCCGCCGAAGCGCGAAAAGGGGAAATTCTCGCCCGCATAGCGCTTGGAGATGTTGCCGGCGGGGTCGACCCGCAGCATGAAGAAGGGCACGCCGCGCGCGCCGGGCCGGCCGAGCGTGGTCAGGCGGTGCGCGACCTGTTCGACATTGGCGCCATATTCGCCGCACAGCCGGTCGATCGAGTAGCGATATTGCTCGGCGCTGGCGAGGAAGCGGCCGTAGGGCATCATGATCGCCCCCGCGGCGTAATTGGCCAAGCTCATGTGGAGCAGCTGGCGGATGCCCTCGTCGGGCGGCGCGGCCTCGGCCACCATGCGCTCGATGACGCTTGCGAATTCGACCAGGGCGAGCTGGTAGGCGAGCGCGAAGGTGCGGTTCTCGGCGCGCAGTTGCGACGACATCAGGAAGATTCGGCGGCCTTCGTCATAGAGCTGGCTGACATTGCCGAGCTCGGCCTGGGAAACGACCGAGGCGCTGATCCCCCACGCTTCCTTGAGCCGCCGCCGCATCGGCTCGGCCATCGACAGGGGGTCGCTGAGCGCGCCGCCCAGGGTTTCCGCCGCCTCTTCCAGCGCGGGGTAATGGTTGCGGTGCTCCTGGATATAATCGCGCACCCAGTTTTCGGGCGTGACCAGGGCGCGCGCGTCGTCGCCCTCGCCAAGGCCGGGATTGCGCGCAGCGTCCTTGATCGCGGTGTAGAGGCGGGCGACGGCGTCGGCGATCGCCGGCGCATTATTGGCCAGCTCGACCAGCTCGAAGCGGGGTACGGCGAGGTCGCTGAGCATCCGATCGGCGAAGATTTCGGCGAGCGCATCGGGCCCGGTCCGGGTCCCGCCGCCGGCGGCAAAGGCACGCACGTCGATGTCGTAGAGCTCGGCCAGCTTGAGCAGCAGCGCCGCGGTCACCGGCCGCTGGTTACGCTCGAGATGGTTGAGGTAGCTGGGACTGATCCCAAGCCCCTGCGCCATCACGGTCTGCGACAATTGCCGGTCGCGGCGCAGGCGCTTGAGCCGATGGCCGAGGAAAAGCTTGGTCGACATTCCGCAAGGGCTGTCAATTTCCGCACGGATCGACAAGTCAATTTGTGACAACCGCACTATTTTTGCCGAGCCTTTCAGTCGCCCTACGTGGTTGAACGCCATCGAAAGCCGGGACGCGGCGAGGTGGAGACAAACGATGGCAAGTTTTGACGAAGTTGTCGCAGGCCCGAACGGACGGTTCGACGGCATCGAGCGGCCCTATTCGAGCGCCGACGTTCTTCGCTTGCGCGGCTCGGTCCCGGTCGAACATTCGATCGCCCGCCGCGGCGCGCTCAAATTGTGGGAGCTGCTGAGCCGCGACGAGCCGGTGCGCGCGCTCGGGGCGCTGAGCGGCAACCAGGCGATGCAAATGGTCCGCGCGGGCCTCGACGCCATCTATCTTTCGGGTTGGCAGGCCGCGGCCGACGCCAACACCGCGGGAGCGATGTATCCCGACCAATCGCTCTATCCGGCCAATTCGGGGCCGGAGCTGGCGCGCAAGATCAACCGCACGCTGCAGCGTGCCGACCAGATCGAACATATGGAAGGCGGCGCCAAGCGCGATTGGTTCGCGCCGATCATCGCCGATGCCGAAGCCGGCTTCGGCGGGCCGCTCAACTGCTTCGAGATCATGAAGGCCTATATCGAAGCCGGCGCGGCAGGGGTGCACTTCGAAGACCAACTCGCCAGCGAGAAGAAGTGCGGCCATCTCGGCGGCAAGGTGCTGATCCCGACCCAGGCCGCGATTCGCAACCTCGACGCCGCGCGGCTTGCTGCCGATGTCTGCGGCGTGCCGACGATCCTCGTCGCGCGCACCGACGCCGAAAGCGCAAAGCTGATCACCAGCGACATCGATGAGCGCGACCGGCCGTTCCTGACCGGCGAGCGCACGCCCGAAGGCTTCTATCGCCTCAAGGATGGCACCGGGCTCGACCATTGCATCGCGCGCGGTCTGGCCTTCGCCGCGCATGCCGACCTCATCTGGTTCGAAACCAGCCATCCCAATCTCGAAGAGGCGCGGACCTTCGCCGAGGCAATCCACGCGCGCTTCCCGGGCAAGAAGCTGGCCTATAATTGCTCACCCAGCTTCAACTGGAAGGCCAAGCTCGACGACGAGACGATTGCCAAGTTCCAGCGCGAGCTTGGCGCCATGGGCTACAAGTTCCAGTTCGTCACGCTGGCCGGCTTCCACAGCCTCAACCATGCGATGTTCGAACTGGCCTCCGATTACCGCGAGCGCGGCATGGCGGCTTACTCGGAACTGCAGCAGGCCGAATTCGCCAGCGAAGCCGCGGGCTACACCGCGACGCGGCACCAGCGCGAGGTTGGCACCGGCTATTTCGACGCCATCGCCCAGGCAGTCTCGGGCGGCCAGGCGTCGACCGTCGCGCTGAGCGAATCCACCGAAGCCGCGCAATTCGTGGCTGCCGAATAAGGAGTGAGACAGATGGGACAGCGTTATTGGGTGATCGGCGGCGAATATCGCAACTGCACGTTCGACGAGGTCGTTCCGGGCACCGAGGAAATTTCGGGCCCCTTCCCCGACGCACTGCGGGCACGCACCGAATGGCAGCGGCTCACCTTCCGCGACCGGATGCAGGCCACGACGCGCTACGTGATCACGCAAGAAGCGCGCGGGTGAGCGAGGTCCTCGACCGGCCGCGCGCCGTCGCCGCGCCTTCGGCGCTGGCGGGCGTGGCGGAGATATTGACCGAGGATGCGCTGGCGTTCGTCGCCGACCTTCATGGCCGATTCGACGCGCGCCGGCGCGCGCTTCTTGCGGCCCGTACCGAGCGGCAGACGCGGTTCGATGCGGGTGAGCTGCCCGACTTCCGCGCCGATACCGCGCACATCCGCGATTCCGAATGGACGATCGGTGCGATCCCGGCGGACCTGCAGGACCGCCGCGTCGAGATCACCGGCCCGACCAACGCCAAGATGATCATCAACGCGCTCAACAGCGGCGCGCGCGTGTTCATGGCCGATTTCGAAGACGCGACCTCGCCGGTGTGGGACGAGCTCGTCCGGGGCCAGGTCAATCTGCGCGCTTACTGGCGGGGCGAGCTGGGCTTCACCGATCCGGCCAGCGGCAAGGCTTATGCGGTCGGGAAGACGCCCGCAGTCCTGATGGTCCGTCCCCGCGGCTGGCACCTCGACGAGCGGCATGTCACCGTGGACGGCGCGCCGGTCAGCGGCGGCCTGTTCGATTTCGCACTTTATGCCTTCCACAATGCCAAGGTGGCGCTTGCCAAGGGGTCGGGCCCCTATTTCTACCTCCCCAAGCTCGAGAGCATGGAAGAAGCCGCGCTGTGGAGCGACGTCTTCGCGACGGCCGAAGAGTGGCTCGGCCTGGCGCGCGGGACGATCAAGGCGACGGTGTTGATCGAGACGCTGCCCGCGGCGTTCGAAATGGACGAGATCCTCTACGCGCTGCGCGACAATATTGTCGGGCTCAATTGCGGCCGCTGGGATTACATCTTTTCCTACATCAAGCGGCTCGGCCGCTCGCCCGACCGGCTGACGCCCGACCGCGCCTGCATGACGATGGATAAGGCGTTCCTCGCGGCATATTCGCTGCGCCTGATCGACACCTGTCACCGCCGCGGCGCCTTCGCGATGGGCGGCATGAGCGCCTTCATCCCGGTCAAGGGCGACGAGGCGGCGAACCGCGCGGCGATGGACAAGGTCCGTGCCGACAAGCTGCGCGAAGTGACCAATGGCCACGACGGCACCTGGGTCGCGCACCCCGCGCTGGTGCCGATCGCGCTCGAGGCGTTCGAGCAGATGGAAGGCCCCAACCAGCTCACCCGGCGGCCCGATCATGTGCCGGGACGCGACGCGATGCTGGCGCTGCATGACGGTCCCCGGACCGAGGCCGGCGCCCGCGAAAACATCCGCGTCGGCGTCCAATACATCGCCGCCTGGCTGAGCGGCAAAGGCGCGGTCCCGCTCTACAATTTGATGGAAGACGCCGCGACGGCGGAGATCTGCCGCACCCAGCTCTGGCAATGGTTGAAGTACGAAGCACCGCTCGACGACGGCCGCGACTTCACCCATGACCTGTTCGAAGATTGGCTTGCGGATGAACTCGGCAAGCTCGAGGACATCCTCAACCTCCGCCCCGCCGCGCGGCTCCTGCACGAGTTGGTCACCGCCAAAGAGCTCGAGGAATTCCTTACGCTCCCGGCTTACGAGATGCTCTACTGAGGCTGGGCCAATGACGCCTATTGCAGACGTTTCGAAGCGTGGGCATCGTTCGGCAATGGGCGAGTATGCCGAAGTAGATGGCGTAATCGACGCCTGGGTGAAGACGACTGGCTCCACGCTGTTCACGGAATGGGCAGACGCTCCAGCGAGGTTCTTCCACGTGCCGGGCGACCCACCGTTCGAATGCTTTCAAGTTAGTGTGCATCCGCCGGAGGATGGTCGGGTAGCGGTGACGGCACGGGCTATCGACACAAACGACGATACTGAAGAAGAGATGGAGCAAACATGGGAAGGGCCGGTTGCCGATCTGGATCACATGCTCAGGATTGCCTTAGCAACCATTGAAGCGTGGAAGGGCCGTGAGCGAAAACGAGCCGATCCGCCGTCACCTTGGTAACACGCTAAGAAAAAGGGCGCCGGATCGCTCCGGCGCCCTCTCTGATTTCGCCAGCCGCTAAAGCTTAAGCCGCCTTCTGCGCGTCCTTGCCGTCGAGCGCCTTCTTCGCTTGCGCAATGATGCCGCTGAACGCTTCGCCTTCGTGCATCGCGATGTCGGCCAGAACCTTCCGGTCGAGGTCGATGTTCGCGAGCTTGAGGGCGTGGATGAATTGGCCGTAGGTCAGCCCTTCGGCGCGCACCGCGGCGTTGATGCGCTGGATCCACAGAGCGCGGAAGCTGCGCTTCTTCACCTTACGGTCGCGGTAGGCATATTGCCCGGCCTTTTCGACGGCCTGGCGGGCGATGCGGATCGTGTTCTTGCGACGGCCATAATAGCCCTTCGCCTGATCGAGGATCCGCTTGTGTTTGGAGCGGGTGGTTACACCGCGTTTGATGCGTGGCATGTCGCTCTACTCCTTACTTGAGGCCGTAGGGCGCCCAGGCCTTCACGCGCGCCGTATCGGCGTCTGCGAGAACGTCTGTGCCGCGGTTCTGGCGGATGTACTTGGCGTTGTGGCTGATCAGGCGGTGGCGCTTTCCAGCGACCCCATGCTTGATCTTGCCGGTCGCCGTGAGCTTGAAGCGTTTCTTGACGCCGCTCTTGGTCTTCAGCTTGGGCATTTTCTCTCCTTTTGCTCGCATCAGGCGAGCGAGTGTTCGAACCGCCACGGCAGCCCTTTCGGCCGGGCCGTTCTTCATTGTTCCAATAGATTGGAAGCGCGCGCCTATAAGCAGGGGCGTCCGAATAGGCAAGGAGCGAGTCGCATGGCAGAACAGGATCAGGTCACCGGCGGAGTCACCGCCCATCTCACCATCCGCGACGGCAAGGCGGCCGAGGCGGTCGAATTCTACAAGCGCGCCTTCGGTGCCGAAGAAGCAATGCCCGCGCACCTGGCGGAAGATGGCCGCCGCATCATGCATTCGCACCTGAAGATCAACGGCGGACATCTGATGCTCAACGACGACTTCCCCGAATATGGCGGCGCGGCCAGCCCGCCGGGGAGCCTGACGCTGCACCTGCAGGTGGCCGATGCCGACGCCGCCTGGCAGCGCGCGATTGATGCGGGTGCGACCGAGACAATGCCGCTCGCCGACCAATTCTGGGGCGACCGTTACGGCCAGGTCGAAGATCCGTTCGGCTTCCGCTGGTCGATCGGCGCACCGTCGCAGCGCTAGACAAGCATCACCAGGGAACGCGCGAACCGTCGTAGCTGAAGAACCCGCCGCTGTCCTCGGCGCTTAGACCGTCGATCACGCGGCGCATCCCGGCAACGCTGTCTTGTGGCGTCAGCGGCGCGGATGCGCCGCCCATCCGCGTCTGCACCCAGCCGGGGTGGAGCACGGCGCAAGTGGCGCCGCTGTCGATTGCCAGGCTGCGCCACGCCATGTTGAGCGCCGCCTTGGAGGATCGGTAAGCAATGAACCCGCCCGAGCTGTTGTCCTCGATCGAGCCCATGCGGGTCGAAATGGCGATCAGGTTGCCGCCGCTTGCGCGGATCGCTGGCAGCACCGACTGCGCCAGCACGAAGGGCGCAATGGTGTTGACCGTGAACGTGTCCGACCAGCCCTCGGCATCGTCGGCGCTGGTCACGGACTTGGGACCGTAGGTGCCGGCATTGGCGATGAGCAGGTCGAGCTCGTCGATCTCCGCGCCGAAGTCGGCGACGGCGTCGAGATCGAGCATGTCGACTTCCTCGACCCGGACGCACAGGCCTTCAAGCTCGTCGGTCGGCTCGCGGGCAGTGGCGGTGACGTTCCAGCCATCGCGGCAATATTGGCGCGCGAATTCAAGGCCGAGGCCGCGGTTCGCGCCGGTGATGAGGACATGGGGCATGGACCATCAACGCTGGCGCGCCGCGATGTTCCCTAGTCGAACAGGCTGGACACGCTCGATTCGTCGGCAATCCTGCGGATCGCCTCGGCGAGCAGGGGTGCAATGGTCAGGCGGCGGATCTTGCTGTCCTTGGGGTCGGGCTCCCCGCTGCTAATCGAATCGGTGACGACCAGCTCGCTCAGCTCCGACTTGGCGACGCGGGTTGCGGCCCCGCCCGACAGCACGCCGTGGGTGCAATATGCGAAGACTTCGACCGCGCCCTGCTGCTTGAGCGCTGCGGCGGCGTTGCACAGGGTGCCGGCCGAATCGACGATGTCGTCGATGAGGATGCAGGTGCGGCCCTCGACGTCGCCGATGATGTTCATCACTTCCGATTCGCCGGCCTTTTCGCGGCGCTTGTCGACAATCGCCAGCGGGGCATTGCTGAGCCGCTTTGCAAGTCCGCGGGCACGCACCACGCCGCCGACGTCGGGCGACACGACCATCAGATTGCGGTTGGCGAGGCGCGCCTGAATATCCGCCGCAATCACCGGCGAGGCGAAGAGGTTGTCGGTCGGGATGTCGAAGAAGCCCTGGATCTGGCCCGCGTGCAGGTCGATCGACAGGACCCGGCTGGCGCCCGCAGTGGTGATGAGGTTAGCGACCAGCTTGGCCGAGATCGGCGTGCGCGGGCCGGGCTTCCGGTCCTGCCGGGCATAGCCGAAATAGGGAAGCACTGCGGTGATCCGCTTGGCCGACGCGCGGCGCAGCGCGTCGATGCAGATCAGCAGCTCCATCAGATTGTCGTTGGCCGGATAGCTGGTCGACTGGATCACGAACACGTCCTCACCACGGACGTTCTCGTTGATCTCGACGAACACTTCCTCGTCGGCGAAGCGGCGCACGCTGGCGTCAGTCAGCGGCACTTCGAGATAATTGGAGATCGATTGGGCCAGCGGCGTGTTGCTGTTCCCCGCAAGCAATTTCATGTCGGCAATTCCCCAGCGGCTGGCCGGGGCTTTAGCGGTCGGATGCGGACGGCGTAAAGGTTGCCCGTCGACGGCTGCGCACTAAAGCTGGAAACGATGACCGACCGGCTCAAAATCGCGCTCGCGCAGATGAACCAGCGTGTCGGCGACCTCGCCGGCAATGCCGCGGCCATGCTGGAGATGCGGCGGCGCGCGGCGGGGGCGGATTTGCTGCTGTGCCCGGAATTGCAGCTGGTCGGCTATCCGCCCGAAGACCTGGTGCTGAAGCCCGAATTCGTCCGGCGCGTGCACGAAGCGACCGACGCACTGGTCGCGGCGACGGCCGAGCCGGGGCCGGCGCTGCTGATCGGCACCATCCTTCAGGAAGGCGGGTTGACCTACAATGCGATGCTGCTCGCCGACGGCGGGCAAGTCGTCGGCCGCACCTTCAAGCGCGAGCTGCCCAATTACGGAACGTTCGACGAAAAGCGCGTGTTCGCGCCCGGCCCACTGCCCGACCCGATCTTATGGCGCGGGGTCAAGCTCGGCGTGCCAATCTGCGAAGACATGTGGCTTGAACCTGTCTGCGCGCATCTTGCGCAGCGCGGCGCGGAGCTGTTCCTGGTGCCGCACGGCAGCCCGTACGAACTCGACAAGATCGACATCCGCGAGCGGCTGGCGCGGGCGCGGACGACCAGTACGGGCTTGCCGCTCGTCTTCCTCAACCGCGTCGGCGGGCAGGACGAGCTGGTGTTCGACGGCTCGTCCTTCGTTATGCACCCCGATGGCTCGACCGTGGTGCAGATGCCCGATTGGGACGAGGACCTGCTGGTCACGGATTGGGTGCGCGGGCCCGGCGGCTGGCGATGCGAGACGCAGGTTCGGCACGATCTCGATGCGTATCCGGCCGACATTTACAGGGCGATGATGGTTGGCCTGTCCGACTATGTGAACCGGAACGGCTTCCCGGGGGTGATTCTGGGGCTGTCCGGGGGGATCGACAGCGCGCTTTCGGCCGCCGTCGCGGTCGACGCGCTCGGGCCCGACCGGGTGTGGGGCGTCATGCTCCCGTCCAAATATACCAGCGAAGACAGCCTGGAGGACGCGCGCGAGAATGCGCGGCTGCTCGGCTGCCGTCATGACGTCGTGTCCATCGCGCCTGGGGTCGACGCGCTCGATAGAATGCT
The sequence above is drawn from the Sphingomonas lutea genome and encodes:
- a CDS encoding helix-turn-helix domain-containing protein; this translates as MSTKLFLGHRLKRLRRDRQLSQTVMAQGLGISPSYLNHLERNQRPVTAALLLKLAELYDIDVRAFAAGGGTRTGPDALAEIFADRMLSDLAVPRFELVELANNAPAIADAVARLYTAIKDAARNPGLGEGDDARALVTPENWVRDYIQEHRNHYPALEEAAETLGGALSDPLSMAEPMRRRLKEAWGISASVVSQAELGNVSQLYDEGRRIFLMSSQLRAENRTFALAYQLALVEFASVIERMVAEAAPPDEGIRQLLHMSLANYAAGAIMMPYGRFLASAEQYRYSIDRLCGEYGANVEQVAHRLTTLGRPGARGVPFFMLRVDPAGNISKRYAGENFPFSRFGGTCPRWNLHAAFQAAGQPVTQLIETPDGQRYFTVARTIERPIKTELGTGLLAIGLGCDIRHAHRLHCAEVYDLANAPVTPVGPACAICPRIDCSYRATPPAGRMLAVDRTKKTISPFPFVP
- the aceA gene encoding isocitrate lyase; the protein is MASFDEVVAGPNGRFDGIERPYSSADVLRLRGSVPVEHSIARRGALKLWELLSRDEPVRALGALSGNQAMQMVRAGLDAIYLSGWQAAADANTAGAMYPDQSLYPANSGPELARKINRTLQRADQIEHMEGGAKRDWFAPIIADAEAGFGGPLNCFEIMKAYIEAGAAGVHFEDQLASEKKCGHLGGKVLIPTQAAIRNLDAARLAADVCGVPTILVARTDAESAKLITSDIDERDRPFLTGERTPEGFYRLKDGTGLDHCIARGLAFAAHADLIWFETSHPNLEEARTFAEAIHARFPGKKLAYNCSPSFNWKAKLDDETIAKFQRELGAMGYKFQFVTLAGFHSLNHAMFELASDYRERGMAAYSELQQAEFASEAAGYTATRHQREVGTGYFDAIAQAVSGGQASTVALSESTEAAQFVAAE
- a CDS encoding DUF4170 domain-containing protein yields the protein MGQRYWVIGGEYRNCTFDEVVPGTEEISGPFPDALRARTEWQRLTFRDRMQATTRYVITQEARG
- the aceB gene encoding malate synthase A, whose amino-acid sequence is MSEVLDRPRAVAAPSALAGVAEILTEDALAFVADLHGRFDARRRALLAARTERQTRFDAGELPDFRADTAHIRDSEWTIGAIPADLQDRRVEITGPTNAKMIINALNSGARVFMADFEDATSPVWDELVRGQVNLRAYWRGELGFTDPASGKAYAVGKTPAVLMVRPRGWHLDERHVTVDGAPVSGGLFDFALYAFHNAKVALAKGSGPYFYLPKLESMEEAALWSDVFATAEEWLGLARGTIKATVLIETLPAAFEMDEILYALRDNIVGLNCGRWDYIFSYIKRLGRSPDRLTPDRACMTMDKAFLAAYSLRLIDTCHRRGAFAMGGMSAFIPVKGDEAANRAAMDKVRADKLREVTNGHDGTWVAHPALVPIALEAFEQMEGPNQLTRRPDHVPGRDAMLALHDGPRTEAGARENIRVGVQYIAAWLSGKGAVPLYNLMEDAATAEICRTQLWQWLKYEAPLDDGRDFTHDLFEDWLADELGKLEDILNLRPAARLLHELVTAKELEEFLTLPAYEMLY
- the rplT gene encoding 50S ribosomal protein L20, which codes for MPRIKRGVTTRSKHKRILDQAKGYYGRRKNTIRIARQAVEKAGQYAYRDRKVKKRSFRALWIQRINAAVRAEGLTYGQFIHALKLANIDLDRKVLADIAMHEGEAFSGIIAQAKKALDGKDAQKAA
- the rpmI gene encoding 50S ribosomal protein L35, translated to MPKLKTKSGVKKRFKLTATGKIKHGVAGKRHRLISHNAKYIRQNRGTDVLADADTARVKAWAPYGLK
- a CDS encoding VOC family protein; the protein is MAEQDQVTGGVTAHLTIRDGKAAEAVEFYKRAFGAEEAMPAHLAEDGRRIMHSHLKINGGHLMLNDDFPEYGGAASPPGSLTLHLQVADADAAWQRAIDAGATETMPLADQFWGDRYGQVEDPFGFRWSIGAPSQR
- a CDS encoding SDR family oxidoreductase — its product is MPHVLITGANRGLGLEFARQYCRDGWNVTATAREPTDELEGLCVRVEEVDMLDLDAVADFGAEIDELDLLIANAGTYGPKSVTSADDAEGWSDTFTVNTIAPFVLAQSVLPAIRASGGNLIAISTRMGSIEDNSSGGFIAYRSSKAALNMAWRSLAIDSGATCAVLHPGWVQTRMGGASAPLTPQDSVAGMRRVIDGLSAEDSGGFFSYDGSRVPW
- a CDS encoding ribose-phosphate pyrophosphokinase, giving the protein MKLLAGNSNTPLAQSISNYLEVPLTDASVRRFADEEVFVEINENVRGEDVFVIQSTSYPANDNLMELLICIDALRRASAKRITAVLPYFGYARQDRKPGPRTPISAKLVANLITTAGASRVLSIDLHAGQIQGFFDIPTDNLFASPVIAADIQARLANRNLMVVSPDVGGVVRARGLAKRLSNAPLAIVDKRREKAGESEVMNIIGDVEGRTCILIDDIVDSAGTLCNAAAALKQQGAVEVFAYCTHGVLSGGAATRVAKSELSELVVTDSISSGEPDPKDSKIRRLTIAPLLAEAIRRIADESSVSSLFD
- a CDS encoding NAD+ synthase; amino-acid sequence: MTDRLKIALAQMNQRVGDLAGNAAAMLEMRRRAAGADLLLCPELQLVGYPPEDLVLKPEFVRRVHEATDALVAATAEPGPALLIGTILQEGGLTYNAMLLADGGQVVGRTFKRELPNYGTFDEKRVFAPGPLPDPILWRGVKLGVPICEDMWLEPVCAHLAQRGAELFLVPHGSPYELDKIDIRERLARARTTSTGLPLVFLNRVGGQDELVFDGSSFVMHPDGSTVVQMPDWDEDLLVTDWVRGPGGWRCETQVRHDLDAYPADIYRAMMVGLSDYVNRNGFPGVILGLSGGIDSALSAAVAVDALGPDRVWGVMLPSKYTSEDSLEDARENARLLGCRHDVVSIAPGVDALDRMLPDMSGLAAENVQARLRMVALMALSNSGGQMLLTTGNKSEMSVGYATLYGDMAGGYSVLKDAYKTTVFALSKWRNENKPEAALGPDGPVMPTRVITKPPSAELRANQKDEDSLPPYALLDRILEALVEKEQSVKEAAAATGADVALVAEIERKLLRAEYKRRQAPPGVKIGSRNFGRDRRYPISNFFHTAATEAPE